The following coding sequences are from one Lolium rigidum isolate FL_2022 chromosome 6, APGP_CSIRO_Lrig_0.1, whole genome shotgun sequence window:
- the LOC124667150 gene encoding 26S proteasome non-ATPase regulatory subunit 14 homolog, whose amino-acid sequence MERLQRIFGAGAMGQPPSDSPLLDSSEQVYISSLALLKMLKHGRAGVPMEVMGLMLGEFVDDYTVRVVDVFAMPQSGTGVSVEAVDHVFQTNMLDMLKQTGRPEMVVGWYHSHPGFGCWLSGVDINTQQSFEALNPRAVAVVIDPIQSVKGKVVIDAFRLINPQTMMLGQEPRQTTSNVGHLNKPSIQALIHGLNRHYYSIAINYRKNELEEKMLLNLHKKKWTDGLILKKFDTHSETNEQTVQEMLTLAIKYNKAVQEEDELSPEKLAIANVGRQDAKKHLEEHVSNLMSSNIVQTLGTMLDTVVF is encoded by the exons ATGGAGCGGCTGCAGCGGATCTTCGGCGCCGGCGCGATGGGGCAGCCGCCGTCGGACTCGCCGCTCCTCGACTCCTCCGAGCAGGTCTacatctcctccctcgcgctccTCAAGATGCTCAAGCACG GGAGGGCCGGCGTGCCGATGGAGGTCATGGGCCTCATGCTCGGCGAGTTCGTCGACGACTACACGGTACGGGTGGTCGACGTCTTCGCCATGCCGCAGAGCGGGACTGGGGTCAGCGTCGAGGCCGTCGACCACGTCTTCCAGACTAACATGCTCGACATGCTCAAGCAGACCGGCAG ACCAGAAATGGTGGTAGGGTGGTATCACTCCCATCCTGGTTTTGGTTGCTGGCTATCAGGTGTTGATATCAATACTCAACAG AGTTTTGAAGCCTTAAACCCCAGGGCGGTTGCTGTTGTGATAGATCCCATCCAGAGTGTCAAGGGGAAGGTGGTCATCGATGCATTTCGTCTCATTAATCCTCAGACCATGATGCTTGGGCAGGAGCCACGACAGACAACATCCAATGTTGGGCACCTGAATAAGCCATCTATTCAG GCTCTTATTCATGGTCTGAACAGACACTACTACTCTATTGCAATAAATTACCGCAAAAATGAGCTCGAGGAAAAAATGCTGCTGAACCTTCACAAAAAGAAATGGACCGATGGATTGATCTTAAAGAAATTTGACACACATTCAGAAACCAATGAGCAGACTGTTCAG GAAATGCTGACCCTAGCCATCAAGTACAATAAGGCAGTGCAGGAGGAGGATGAACTGTCCCCTGAGAAATTAGCGATAGCTAATGTGGGACGTCAAGATGCAAAGAAGCATTTAGAAGAACATGTCTCAAATTTGATGTCGTCAAACATAGTTCAGACCCTAGGGACCATGCTCGACACGGTTGTCTTTTAG